The segment AGGTGCGGTTCATCCGCAAAGCCCAACGTCTGGGGCTCACCCTACAGGAGATCCTGACCATCTTCACCCTTGGACGGACGGGAATGCCGGTCTGCCAGGTGGTGCAGTCCGGGTTGCAACACACCCTCGAGAACGTTCAGCAAAACATTCTGGAGCTCAGGGCACTGGAAAGTCGTCTGGTCCAATGCCTGGAGTGGGCACAAGATTTGGAGACTGAATGTTTGAGCCCACAGTGCGTTATCATCGCTCAGGGCTCTTGACCTTCCTGCTTACGGGAGGGTGTAGGGTCGAGACATGACACCGAGCCCAGAACACCCTTCTCAAGTCACTCAGGTGACCTGTCCGCAGTGCAAAGTACCCGGTAAGAAGGTCAAAACCATCACCCTCAAAAGCCTGCTGGTTCCGGGGGTTTTGAAAGTCCTGAATCCACATCTGCAGCATTACTTTTGCAGGGAAAGCCACTGTCCAGTGGTGTATTACGGTGAGGACACCGTGTACCTGGAGAGTCAGATCAAAGTTCCAGTGCTGCAAAAGAAGTCGGTGGGAAATCCTCCTGCCTGTTACTGTTTCGGTTTTTCCAGAGGGGAGGTGCTTGCAGAAGGGGAAAAGGTCGTGGGTGAGGTCAAAGGGCACATTCAAGCCGGGCGGTGCGGGTGTGAAGTCAACAACCCACAGGGGTCTTGCTGCCTGGGCAATTTGAATGCTTTGATTCAGGGGCAAATCGAGAAAGTCAAAACTGTCCCAGAGGAGAAAAAAAACCACCTTATCCCTGGTAACAGTGAGACTTTTTAACCCCCCGTGCCTTAAAGGGTCAGGGCAGAGTTGGTGTCCTACACACCGAAAAAACGTGACATGAATTCTGGTTGCAGCTTTG is part of the Deinococcus cellulosilyticus NBRC 106333 = KACC 11606 genome and harbors:
- a CDS encoding putative iron-sulfur cluster-binding metallochaperone, whose translation is MTPSPEHPSQVTQVTCPQCKVPGKKVKTITLKSLLVPGVLKVLNPHLQHYFCRESHCPVVYYGEDTVYLESQIKVPVLQKKSVGNPPACYCFGFSRGEVLAEGEKVVGEVKGHIQAGRCGCEVNNPQGSCCLGNLNALIQGQIEKVKTVPEEKKNHLIPGNSETF
- a CDS encoding MerR family transcriptional regulator translates to MAYPIGQLATQTGENIKTLRYWSDFGLLSHTHRPNGYREYLIEAVEEVRFIRKAQRLGLTLQEILTIFTLGRTGMPVCQVVQSGLQHTLENVQQNILELRALESRLVQCLEWAQDLETECLSPQCVIIAQGS